GAGCGAGCGATGCCTTGGACCGCTTCCGCCCGGCACCAGTATGCGCGGACGGCGACACGCTACACAACCGACCTGACCGACACCGAGTTCGCCTTGATCGCGCCCCATCTACCGGCACCGAGCCGGCTCGGGCGGCCACGGAAGGTGGATTTGCGCGAGGTCCTGAACGCCATCCTCTATCTGCTGCGCACCAGCTGCCCCTGGGACCTCCTGCCCAAGGAGTTGCCGGCCAAGAGCACGGTGTTCGGCTATTTCCGGCGCTGGTGGGAGGATGGAACCTGGCAGATACTGCACGCCAAGCTGGTCGTGGCGGCGCGCGAGCGGGCCGGCAGGGAGGCCTCGCCGACCGCTGGCATCGTCGACAGCCAGAGCGTGCGGACCACCGAAGCCGGCGGGCCCAGAGGCTATGACGCCGGCAAGA
This DNA window, taken from Actinomycetota bacterium, encodes the following:
- a CDS encoding IS5 family transposase, which produces MPWTASARHQYARTATRYTTDLTDTEFALIAPHLPAPSRLGRPRKVDLREVLNAILYLLRTSCPWDLLPKELPAKSTVFGYFRRWWEDGTWQILHAKLVVAARERAGREASPTAGIVDSQSVRTTEAGGPRGYDAGKKINGRKRHILVDTLGLLLVVVIHTANIQDRDGLALVCRRLRRRFPWLRLIFADGGYQGETAACAAAQERLRLQIVKREPGTRGFAVLPKRWLVERTFAWLGRNRRLAKDFEATLASAATMVHLASIQLLARRLARA